In Prochlorococcus marinus XMU1406, the genomic stretch TATTTGTTTAAATTTTATAAATGTCATCTTCGATAAAAGAAATTAGGAATGTTGCAATTATTGCCCATGTAGATCATGGGAAGACAACCCTTGTGGATGCTTTGTTATCTCAATCAGGAATATTTAGAGACAATGAAGTTATTCCTACATGCGTAATGGATTCGAATGATCTTGAAAGAGAAAGAGGAATAACAATACTCTCAAAAAATACAGCAGTTAACTACAAAGATACCAGGATTAACATTATAGATACACCAGGACATGCAGATTTTGGAGGAGAAGTCGAGAGGGTATTGGGAATGGTTGATGGTTGCCTGCTTATCGTTGATGCAAATGAGGGGCCAATGCCGCAGACAAGATTTGTTTTAAAAAAAGCACTAGAAAAAGGACTTAGGCCTATTGTTTTTGTAAATAAAATTGATAGACCAAGAGTAGTGCCAGAGATAGCAATTGATAAGGTACTGGATTTGTTTTTAGAATTAGGAGCTGATGATGATCAATGTGATTTCCCTTATCTTTTTGGAAGCGGCTTATCTGGTTTCGCAAAAGAAGAGATGGAATCTAATAGTGACAATATGATGCCTCTTTTTGAAGCTATTATCAGACATGTTCCACCTCCAGTAGGTGATGCAAATAAGCCTCTTCAGCTACAAATAACTACTTTGGATTATTCTGATTTCTTAGGCAGAATTGTAATTGGAAAAATTCATAATGGAACTATCAAAAATGGTCAACAAGCTAGTTTAATTAAAGAAAATGGAAAAACTATTAAAGGTAAGGTTAGTAAATTACTAGGATTCGAAGGATTACAAAGGATTGATATAAATGAGGCATTTGCGGGAGATATCGTTGCCGTTTCTGGTTTCGATGACGTCAATATTGGTGAGACCATAGCATGTTCCGATTCTCCCCATCCACTTCCATTAATCAAAGTTGATGAACCCACCTTAAATATGACTTTTGTTGTTAACGATTCTCCATTTGCGGGTAAAGAAGGAAAATTTGTTACTAGTAGACAATTAAAAAATAGATTGGAAAGGGAACTTTTAACAAATGTTGCCCTGAGGGTCGAAGAAACTGATTCTCCTGATAGGTTCTCAGTCTCAGGAAGAGGAGAATTACATTTAGGTATTCTAATTGAAACGATGAGAAGAGAAGGGTTCGAGTTTCAAATCTCACAACCTCAAGTAATTTTTAGAGAAATTGATGATGTTGAATGTGAGCCTATAGAGACCTTGGTCCTAGATGTGCCTGAAGTATCCGTTGGTTCATGTATAGAGAAACTTGGATCGAGAAAGGCGGAGATGAAAAACATGCAGACAAGTTCAGATGGGAGAACTCAATTAGAATTTCTTGTTCCATCAAGAGGACTAATTGGATTTCGTGGTGAATTTGTTCGTATTACAAGAGGTGAAGGTATCATGAGTCACTCATTTTATGAATATAAACCTAAAACAGGAGATTTTGAAACTAGGAGAAATGGAGTCCTTATAGCTTTTGAGGAAGGTGTAGCCACATTTTATGCATTAAAGAATGCGGAAGATAGGGGAGTTTATTTTATTAAACCTGGAGTTAAAGTTTATAAGGGAATGATAATCGGAGAGAATAATCGACCTCAAGATCTTGAGTTGAATATATGTAAAACTAAGCAGTTGACTAATATGAGGTCTGCAGGGGCAGAAGAACTTGATACTTTGCAGTCACCTGTTGATATTACCCTTGAAAGAGCATTAGAATATATTGGACCAGATGAAATGCTAGAGGTAACACCGGATTCAATAAGAATGAGAAAAATAAATAAAAAGAAAAAAAATTAATAATTAGTTTCATGAACGAAGAAAGTACAAAAAGTTTTAAAGATTCCCTTTTTACTGCTTTAAATCTTTTTAACAATCATGAATGGTATGAGGCTCATGATGCTTTTGAAGAAATATGGAACTCCGTTGATGGTGACGAAAGACAAGTTATCCAGGGAATTTTACAAGTATCAGTTTCTCAGTTTCACTTAAGTAAGGGTAATTTAAATGGAGCAACTATTTTGCTTGGAGAGGGTTTAGGCAGAATAAAAACTAGAACCAAGATTAATTTAGGGATTGATCTTGAATCCTTCTGCTTATGTTTGGAAGATTTATTGAGGAAATTACAATATAAGGAGCTATTAAGTGAGAACGACAAGCCTTTTTTGAAACCTCTTTGATAAATATGAATATATCTTTATCTTCAATTAAAATATTATTTTCTATCTCATTTTTTTTCCAAGAAAACAAGAAAACTAATCGATATGAAGGAAAATGAACTTAAAAATTCATAATGTATCCCTTTCAATTAAAGGGAGATTAATCGTAAATGATGTTTGCATAACTGTAAATCCAGGAGAAGTTGTAGGTTTGATGGGACCTAATGGTGCTGGGAAAACTACCACTTTTAATCTTGCTGTTGGGAATATAAAACCTGATAAAGGTGAAATTTTAATGAATGGTAAAAATATAACCAATCTACCTCTCACAATTAGATCAAGACTTGGTTTGGGTTATTTAACGCAGGAAGCGAGCATATTTAGAGACCTTACTGTGAAGGATAATATAGATTTAGCTTTGCAGAATTCATCCTATAGTAGAGCAGCAATTAGAAATAGAAGAGAACAATTAATTAATGAATTTAATTTGAATAATTTTGTAGATAATTATGGTTATCAACTTTCAGGAGGAGAGAGGAGGAGATGTGAAATAGCCCGGGCTCTTACTGTAGGTAGAAAAGGACCTAAATATTTATTATTAGACGAACCTTTTGCTGGAATCGATCCTCTAGCTGTGAATGATTTAAAGAAACTAATTCTTAAATTAAGAAATGACGGTGTAGGGATTCTTATTACAGACCATAATGTAAGGGAAACACTTTTAATTACTAACAAATCATATGTATTAAGTGAAGGAAAAATTTTAGCAAACGGATCATCAAATGAATTAGCTGATAATCCAATTGTCAGGAAGTATTATCTAGGAGATAATTTCAAACTTTGAAATCATTTTGAAAAATAAATTAAAAAGTAATTATTAAAGATTTCCTCATATAAAGATGATTTTAATTATTATTTGATTGTCTTAAAATATTAAAACCAGATAAAGTTTTTTGAATGATACTAGATAATCTTATTAAAAATTTAATATATGATCCAGTTTCAGTCCTAGGTCTTTTAGTCTTTTATTTTTTATTAGTTAATTTACCAATATCTTTAGGTGCAGTTTTCAAAAAAAAGTCTTCTTCTACTGTAAGACTTCTAACAATTTTAGTGAATTTATTAATAACATTACAATTACTTTTTAGGTGGTCAATTTCTGGACATTTTCCTATTAGCAATTTGTATGAATCTCTTTATTTCCTTGCTTGGGGGATCACAATAGGACAACTATTGATTGAGAGGGAATACCAATCTCCAATAATCCCCTCAATTGCCATACCTATTGAGTTGCTAACTGTTGCCTTTGCTTGTTTTGTTTTGCCTGACGATTTGAAACTATCATCCAACTTGGTTCCAGCATTAAGATCTAGTTGGTTAGTAATGCATGTTAGTGTCGTAATGCTTAGTTATGCTGCATTAATAATAGGTTCTTTACTTTCAGTATCTGTTTTGTTCATTAATAAAAATAAGCCGCTTCAAATCAGAAGTAGTTCTACTGGTATTGGAGGGTTCAAACTTACTAACAACTATCCTTTGAATGGTATAGTTGAACCTATTGAATTTTCTCATTCAGAAGAATTAGATACGTTAAGTTATCGTTCTATATTAATAGGTTTTGTTCTTTTGACTCTCGGTTTAATTTCAGGAGCAGTCTGGGCTAATGAGGCCTGGGGCACATGGTGGAGTTGGGATCCAAAAGAAACATGGGCGTTTATCTCATGGTTGTTTTATGCCGCTTATCTGCATATGAGAATCAGCAAGGGTTGGCAAGGACGCAAACCAGCATTATTAGCATCTATTGGCTTTTTAGTTGTTTTAGTATGTTATTTAGGAGTTAATTTCTTGGGAATAGGCTTACATAGTTATGGCTGGATATTTGGGTGATAAAAAAATCACCCTTAATATTTATTGAGGCTCTGAAATCACATTCCCTTTTTGTGCTTCTTGCGCAACTTTTCTCAAGTCATCACATCCCTCTTTTAATGTAGGGTAAGCAAACATTCCACTACCTGCAATAAAACAATTAGCACCAGCATAGGCACATTGTGAAATAGTCCAATTTGCTTTA encodes the following:
- the typA gene encoding translational GTPase TypA; the protein is MSSSIKEIRNVAIIAHVDHGKTTLVDALLSQSGIFRDNEVIPTCVMDSNDLERERGITILSKNTAVNYKDTRINIIDTPGHADFGGEVERVLGMVDGCLLIVDANEGPMPQTRFVLKKALEKGLRPIVFVNKIDRPRVVPEIAIDKVLDLFLELGADDDQCDFPYLFGSGLSGFAKEEMESNSDNMMPLFEAIIRHVPPPVGDANKPLQLQITTLDYSDFLGRIVIGKIHNGTIKNGQQASLIKENGKTIKGKVSKLLGFEGLQRIDINEAFAGDIVAVSGFDDVNIGETIACSDSPHPLPLIKVDEPTLNMTFVVNDSPFAGKEGKFVTSRQLKNRLERELLTNVALRVEETDSPDRFSVSGRGELHLGILIETMRREGFEFQISQPQVIFREIDDVECEPIETLVLDVPEVSVGSCIEKLGSRKAEMKNMQTSSDGRTQLEFLVPSRGLIGFRGEFVRITRGEGIMSHSFYEYKPKTGDFETRRNGVLIAFEEGVATFYALKNAEDRGVYFIKPGVKVYKGMIIGENNRPQDLELNICKTKQLTNMRSAGAEELDTLQSPVDITLERALEYIGPDEMLEVTPDSIRMRKINKKKKN
- a CDS encoding DUF309 domain-containing protein, encoding MNEESTKSFKDSLFTALNLFNNHEWYEAHDAFEEIWNSVDGDERQVIQGILQVSVSQFHLSKGNLNGATILLGEGLGRIKTRTKINLGIDLESFCLCLEDLLRKLQYKELLSENDKPFLKPL
- the lptB gene encoding LPS export ABC transporter ATP-binding protein, producing MNLKIHNVSLSIKGRLIVNDVCITVNPGEVVGLMGPNGAGKTTTFNLAVGNIKPDKGEILMNGKNITNLPLTIRSRLGLGYLTQEASIFRDLTVKDNIDLALQNSSYSRAAIRNRREQLINEFNLNNFVDNYGYQLSGGERRRCEIARALTVGRKGPKYLLLDEPFAGIDPLAVNDLKKLILKLRNDGVGILITDHNVRETLLITNKSYVLSEGKILANGSSNELADNPIVRKYYLGDNFKL
- the ccsB gene encoding c-type cytochrome biogenesis protein CcsB → MILDNLIKNLIYDPVSVLGLLVFYFLLVNLPISLGAVFKKKSSSTVRLLTILVNLLITLQLLFRWSISGHFPISNLYESLYFLAWGITIGQLLIEREYQSPIIPSIAIPIELLTVAFACFVLPDDLKLSSNLVPALRSSWLVMHVSVVMLSYAALIIGSLLSVSVLFINKNKPLQIRSSSTGIGGFKLTNNYPLNGIVEPIEFSHSEELDTLSYRSILIGFVLLTLGLISGAVWANEAWGTWWSWDPKETWAFISWLFYAAYLHMRISKGWQGRKPALLASIGFLVVLVCYLGVNFLGIGLHSYGWIFG